A genomic segment from Nematostella vectensis chromosome 6, jaNemVect1.1, whole genome shotgun sequence encodes:
- the LOC5515170 gene encoding uncharacterized protein LOC5515170: MPFKDRWAPRHDYHKLDLAFIVDCTGSMGEYIRQAQKHVISISETISRTAYNVRLALVEYRDHPPQDKSFVTRVHDFTSDVKEMKVWVDKMSASGGGDCPESVADAIFKACKLGYREDATKMCVLIADAPPHGLGFAHDGFPNGCPDNHDPLASCHVMAEKGITLYTIGCEPSVDSFRDFLVGMAAITGGQYVPLHSANVMSKMIIDGALEEVSLEKLMGYVDDFVQMEIFRRKQEQKQVAVGNLAESLNKYLNLNNNRCQQLRLGEKTLDVSSNNSEKYSSMKSMKQARELFKKSKNQAKGLTEVKGAQPEIAEDQTISFFQAKRLLRKSLSRQKIPVTHDEIENQIVICFQQMAL, from the exons ATGCCTTTCAAGGATAGATGGGCGCCCAGGCACGACTATCACAAGCTCGACCTGGCGTTCATCGTCGATTGTACTGGCTCTATGGGAGAGTATATCAGACAAGCACAAAAACATGTTATCAGCATTTCCGAGACCATTTCTCGCACAGCCTACAACGTGAGACTGGCTCTTGTGGAATACAGAGACCATCCTCCCCAAGACAAAAGCTTTGTGACCCGTGTGCATGATTTTACGAGCGATGTGAAAGAGATGAAAGTTTGGGTTGACAAAATGAGTGCTAGTGGTGGCGGGGATTGTCCCGAGTCTGTCGCAGACGCCATCTTTAAAGCATGTAAACTCGGATATCGAGAAGATGCAACCAAAATGTGTGTTTTAATAG CTGATGCCCCACCTCATGGTTTGGGCTTCGCACATGATGGATTCCCTAATGGCTGTCCAGATAACCATGACCCTCTAGCCAGTTGCCATGTAATGGCCGAAAAAGGAATAACATTGTACACCATTGGCTGTGAGCCATCAGTGGACTCCTTTAGGGATTTCCTGGTCGGAATGGCCGCAATAACCGGTGGACAGTATGTGCCGCTACACAGCGCTAATGTTATGTCAAAG ATGATCATTGATGGAGCTTTGGAAGAGGTTTCTCTGGAGAAGTTGATGGGCTATGTTGATGATTTTGTACAAATGGAGATTTTCAGGCGGAAGCAGGAGCAAAAACAGGTAGCAGTAGGCAATTTAGCAGAGAGTTTAAACAAATACCTTAATCTAAATAACAATAGATGCCAGCAATTAAGACTGGGGGAGAAAACCTTAGATGTCAGCAGCAACAATAGTGAAAAATACTCCAGTATGAAAAGTATGAAACAGGCCAGAGAACTCtttaaaaagagcaaaaatCAAGCCAAGGGTCTGACAGAGGTGAAGGGAGCCCAGCCGGAAATTGCAGAAGATCAAACTATCAGTTTTTTTCAGGCAAAGCGATTGTTGAGAAAATCACTTTCTCGTCAGAAAATTCCTGTCACTCATGACGaaattgaaaatcaaattgttatttgttttcagCAGATGGCATTGTAA